The following are encoded together in the Pygocentrus nattereri isolate fPygNat1 chromosome 3, fPygNat1.pri, whole genome shotgun sequence genome:
- the ca14 gene encoding carbonic anhydrase 14 isoform X2, whose product MCVWELGRESMDPAWLAATVFLLLWQCVESTRAVKEWTYTGVVGQSEWSEVFPECGGSGQSPIDVDTSRTRYDPSLSPVQPLGYGQYGREPFTLSNNGHTVEMPLRSWMGVAGLPWQFSAIQLHLHWGNGVGVATGSEHTIDGRSASAELHVVHYNSELYANMSEAKTQANGLAVLGVLIEAGGETNQAYTNIFNYLGRIRHAGQKVAIPGFDVQTLLPRDLNRYFRYNGSLTTPPCYQSVLWTVFAERVRISHSQLLKLETVLYSTKPGVSQPTLLQDNYRATQPLNHRTVLSSFIPVSVKIYTDGEISAIVIGSLCGCIGLATITWFAVKTIRTKDVAKDLKQDMALRTTSDPGKKEEAVTPPEP is encoded by the exons atgtgtgtgtgggaacTCGGACGAGAGAGCATGGACCCGGCTTGGCTGGCAGCGACTGTTTTCCTCTTGCTCTGGCAGTGTGTGGAGAGCACAAGAGCTG tCAAAGAATGGACATATACAG GAGTTGTGGGACAGTCTGAGTGGTCAGAGGTTTTTCCTGAGTGCGGAGGTTCTGGTCAGTCACCCATAGATGTGGACACTTCCCGAACACGATATGACCCATCTCTCAGCCCAGTACAGCCACTGGGCTATGGCCAGTACGGCCGTGAACCTTTCACTCTCTCCAACAACGGTCACACAG tggagATGCCGTTGCGAAGTTGGATGGGTGTGGCTGGGTTGCCATGGCAATTCAGTGCCATTCAGCTCCACCTACACTGGGGGAACGGAGTGGGCGTAGCTACAGGGAGTGAGCACACCATTGATGGAAGAAGTGCCTCTGCAGAG ctccaTGTGGTCCACTATAATTCAGAGCTGTATGCCAATATGTCTGAAGCTAAAACCCAAGCAAATGGACTGGCTGTGCTGGGAGTGCTCATAGAG GCAGGTGGTGAAACCAACCAGGCATATACTAACATCTTCAACTACTTGGGACGCATCAGGCAtgcag GTCAGAAAGTGGCCATACCTGGCTTTGATGTGCAAACACTGCTGCCCAGAGACCTGAACCGCTATTTCCGCTACAATGGCTCACTGACCACTCCTCCCTGCTACCAGAGTGTGCTGTGGACCGTCTTTGCGGAGAGAGTCAGAATTTCACACTCCCAG cTGTTGAAGTTGGAGACAGTGCTGTACTCCACTAAACCTGGGGTGTCACAGCCCACTTTGCTGCAGGATAATTATCGTGCCACCCAGCCACTCAACCACCGGACCGTCCTGTCCTCCTTCATCCCTG TTTCAGTAAAAATCTACACAGACG gtgaaATCTCAGCCATTGTAATAGGCTCGCTCTGTGGGTGCATTGGCCTGGCCACGATCacctggtttgctgtgaaaacGATTCG AACAAAAGATGTGGCAAAGGACCTTAAACAGGACATGGCCCTGAGGACCACCTCTGACCCTGGAAAAAAGGAGGAGGCTGTAACTCCGCCTGAACCGTGA
- the ca14 gene encoding carbonic anhydrase 14 isoform X1, with translation MCVWELGRESMDPAWLAATVFLLLWQCVESTRAVKEWTYTGVVGQSEWSEVFPECGGSGQSPIDVDTSRTRYDPSLSPVQPLGYGQYGREPFTLSNNGHTVEMPLRSWMGVAGLPWQFSAIQLHLHWGNGVGVATGSEHTIDGRSASAELHVVHYNSELYANMSEAKTQANGLAVLGVLIEAGGETNQAYTNIFNYLGRIRHAGQKVAIPGFDVQTLLPRDLNRYFRYNGSLTTPPCYQSVLWTVFAERVRISHSQLLKLETVLYSTKPGVSQPTLLQDNYRATQPLNHRTVLSSFIPVSVKIYTDGEISAIVIGSLCGCIGLATITWFAVKTIRSTSSWDVLPSVRLPPQTRTKDVAKDLKQDMALRTTSDPGKKEEAVTPPEP, from the exons atgtgtgtgtgggaacTCGGACGAGAGAGCATGGACCCGGCTTGGCTGGCAGCGACTGTTTTCCTCTTGCTCTGGCAGTGTGTGGAGAGCACAAGAGCTG tCAAAGAATGGACATATACAG GAGTTGTGGGACAGTCTGAGTGGTCAGAGGTTTTTCCTGAGTGCGGAGGTTCTGGTCAGTCACCCATAGATGTGGACACTTCCCGAACACGATATGACCCATCTCTCAGCCCAGTACAGCCACTGGGCTATGGCCAGTACGGCCGTGAACCTTTCACTCTCTCCAACAACGGTCACACAG tggagATGCCGTTGCGAAGTTGGATGGGTGTGGCTGGGTTGCCATGGCAATTCAGTGCCATTCAGCTCCACCTACACTGGGGGAACGGAGTGGGCGTAGCTACAGGGAGTGAGCACACCATTGATGGAAGAAGTGCCTCTGCAGAG ctccaTGTGGTCCACTATAATTCAGAGCTGTATGCCAATATGTCTGAAGCTAAAACCCAAGCAAATGGACTGGCTGTGCTGGGAGTGCTCATAGAG GCAGGTGGTGAAACCAACCAGGCATATACTAACATCTTCAACTACTTGGGACGCATCAGGCAtgcag GTCAGAAAGTGGCCATACCTGGCTTTGATGTGCAAACACTGCTGCCCAGAGACCTGAACCGCTATTTCCGCTACAATGGCTCACTGACCACTCCTCCCTGCTACCAGAGTGTGCTGTGGACCGTCTTTGCGGAGAGAGTCAGAATTTCACACTCCCAG cTGTTGAAGTTGGAGACAGTGCTGTACTCCACTAAACCTGGGGTGTCACAGCCCACTTTGCTGCAGGATAATTATCGTGCCACCCAGCCACTCAACCACCGGACCGTCCTGTCCTCCTTCATCCCTG TTTCAGTAAAAATCTACACAGACG gtgaaATCTCAGCCATTGTAATAGGCTCGCTCTGTGGGTGCATTGGCCTGGCCACGATCacctggtttgctgtgaaaacGATTCG CTCTACGTCGAGCTGGGACGTCCTGCCCAGTGTCCGACTGCCTCCCCAAACCAG AACAAAAGATGTGGCAAAGGACCTTAAACAGGACATGGCCCTGAGGACCACCTCTGACCCTGGAAAAAAGGAGGAGGCTGTAACTCCGCCTGAACCGTGA